From one Butyricimonas faecihominis genomic stretch:
- a CDS encoding RluA family pseudouridine synthase, with the protein MIEEEVEDLEELGEDEPEQEQEMYEHFRLEVDPGQNLLRIDRFLVDRLPNVSRTKIQEAAEAQCVQVNNKPVKSNYRVKPKDIVTLMLPHPKREIRVIPEDIPLNIVYEDDYLLVINKEPGMVVHPSYGHYTGTLVNALAWHLKGNPLFKENDPRPGLVHRIDKDTSGLLVIAKTEEAKTKLSSQFFHKTSSRKYVAVCWGNLENDNGTIIGNIGRSISNRKIMGVFPEGSDYGKHAVTHYHVLERLGYVNVVECVLETGRTHQIRAHFKSIRHPLFNDPEYGGNEILKGTTFTKYKQFVQNCFALCPRQALHAKTLGFEHPGTGEWMDFNSEIPQDIQQLIEKWRGYVANRELEDIE; encoded by the coding sequence ATGATAGAAGAAGAAGTAGAAGATTTAGAAGAATTGGGCGAGGACGAACCGGAACAAGAGCAAGAAATGTATGAACATTTCCGTCTGGAAGTTGATCCCGGCCAAAATTTACTGCGCATCGATCGGTTTCTGGTCGATCGGTTACCCAACGTATCCCGTACAAAAATACAGGAAGCTGCAGAGGCCCAATGTGTACAGGTCAATAATAAACCGGTAAAATCCAATTACCGGGTAAAACCCAAAGACATCGTCACCTTAATGCTCCCCCACCCGAAACGGGAAATACGGGTCATACCGGAAGATATACCTCTAAACATCGTGTACGAGGACGACTACCTGCTGGTTATTAACAAAGAACCGGGCATGGTGGTACATCCCTCCTACGGGCATTACACGGGGACTCTCGTGAACGCTTTGGCATGGCACTTGAAAGGAAATCCGTTATTCAAAGAAAACGATCCCCGTCCCGGGTTGGTTCACCGGATAGACAAGGACACTTCCGGCCTGCTAGTCATTGCCAAAACGGAAGAAGCTAAAACCAAATTATCTTCCCAATTTTTTCATAAAACCTCTAGTCGGAAATACGTGGCCGTATGCTGGGGAAACTTGGAAAATGACAACGGAACGATTATTGGTAACATCGGAAGGAGTATCTCTAACCGGAAAATCATGGGTGTATTCCCGGAAGGTAGCGACTACGGCAAACACGCCGTGACTCACTATCACGTGCTGGAACGCTTGGGCTACGTGAATGTCGTGGAATGCGTGCTGGAAACCGGACGTACCCACCAAATCCGGGCTCATTTCAAATCAATCAGACATCCGTTATTCAATGATCCGGAATATGGTGGTAATGAAATACTGAAAGGCACCACTTTCACGAAGTATAAACAATTCGTGCAAAATTGTTTCGCCCTCTGTCCCCGACAAGCATTACATGCCAAAACCCTTGGTTTTGAACACCCGGGAACAGGCGAATGGATGGATTTCAATTCCGAAATACCACAGGACATTCAACAGCTCATTGAAAAATGGCGAGGCTACGTGGCAAACCGGGAACTGGAAGATATTGAATAA
- a CDS encoding NCS2 family permease, with amino-acid sequence MILKKLFGFDPSVMKVKTEIMAGVTTFLTMSYILAVNPDILSAASMDRGAVFTATALAASFATLVMAILAKLPFALAPGMGLNAFFAFTLVQGMGYSWESALAAVFIEGLVFILLTVFNIRELIVNAIPETLRHAISVGIGLFIAFLGLQKAGLIVANPATFVSLGEFTPSTLLAVGGIIIGGVLVARKVKGALFYAIVAVTLLSIPLGITRIPEGFSLVSMPHSLEPVFFKLDFHSLLSPNMLIAIFSLVFMDIFDTLGTLVGTANKVGMVKPDGSIPKLKPAMMADAVGTTVGALLGTSTTTTYAESTAGIAEGGRSGLTAAVVSGLFIVALFFAPFFLLVPGIATAGVLVIVGSFMFDAVKKIRFDDMTEAFPAFVTIIMMPLTYSIAEGIVLGLLTYVSLKLFAGKYRELNLTMYILSILCILKYVFV; translated from the coding sequence ATGATATTAAAAAAACTTTTTGGATTTGATCCCAGCGTGATGAAGGTAAAGACAGAGATCATGGCTGGGGTCACTACTTTTTTAACGATGTCGTATATTCTTGCCGTGAATCCGGATATTCTTTCAGCGGCATCGATGGACCGGGGAGCCGTGTTCACGGCTACAGCTTTGGCAGCATCTTTTGCCACGTTGGTAATGGCTATTTTGGCGAAATTACCTTTTGCCCTGGCTCCGGGTATGGGGTTGAACGCTTTTTTTGCCTTTACGTTAGTGCAGGGCATGGGATATTCCTGGGAGAGTGCCTTGGCTGCCGTTTTTATTGAGGGGCTAGTGTTTATCCTGTTGACGGTGTTTAATATACGGGAGTTGATCGTGAATGCTATTCCCGAAACGTTGAGACATGCCATATCCGTTGGAATTGGTTTGTTTATTGCTTTTTTAGGATTACAAAAGGCCGGGTTGATCGTGGCTAATCCTGCAACATTTGTTTCTTTAGGCGAGTTTACTCCATCGACGTTGTTAGCGGTGGGAGGAATTATTATCGGGGGAGTGTTGGTTGCACGGAAAGTGAAGGGGGCTCTTTTCTATGCGATCGTGGCGGTCACGTTATTAAGTATTCCTTTGGGGATTACCCGGATACCGGAAGGTTTTTCTTTAGTATCGATGCCTCATTCTCTGGAGCCGGTCTTTTTCAAGCTGGATTTTCATTCTTTGTTGTCCCCGAATATGTTGATTGCGATTTTCTCGCTCGTGTTCATGGATATTTTTGATACTTTAGGAACATTGGTCGGTACGGCAAATAAAGTGGGAATGGTGAAACCTGACGGGAGTATCCCGAAGTTGAAACCTGCGATGATGGCGGATGCCGTGGGAACAACGGTCGGGGCTTTGCTCGGAACGTCAACCACCACGACTTACGCTGAGAGTACTGCCGGTATTGCCGAGGGTGGGCGTTCCGGTTTGACAGCTGCTGTTGTTAGCGGATTGTTCATTGTCGCTCTGTTCTTTGCCCCGTTCTTTTTGTTGGTTCCGGGTATCGCTACGGCAGGGGTATTGGTGATCGTGGGGAGTTTTATGTTTGATGCGGTGAAGAAAATACGTTTTGATGATATGACCGAGGCTTTTCCTGCTTTCGTGACTATTATTATGATGCCGTTGACTTACTCGATTGCCGAGGGTATCGTGTTGGGGCTGTTGACTTACGTGTCGCTTAAATTGTTTGCGGGTAAATATCGAGAGTTAAATCTCACGATGTATATACTCTCGATATTGTGTATTTTGAAATACGTGTTTGTCTAG
- the ychF gene encoding redox-regulated ATPase YchF produces MGLQCGIVGLPNVGKSTLFNCLSNAKAQSANFPFCTIEPNVGVITVPDERLNKLVELVQPQNVVPAVVEIVDIAGLVKGASKGEGLGNKFLSNIRETDAIIHVLRCFDDNNIVHVDGNVDPIRDKETIDTELQLKDLETVESRLAKEEKKAQTGGDAKAKRLVEVLHLYKDALVQGKSARSVQLNDLQQEAAKELMLLTNKPILYVCNVDEASVVTGNKYVDAVREAVKDEGAEVLVIGAAIEADIAELDTYEEKQLFLQDLGLEEAGVNKLIRTAYKLLNLRTYFTAGPKEVRAWTFKNGMKAPQTAGIIHTDFEKGFIRAEVIKYEDFIALGSEAKCKEAGKMSVEGKEYVVQDGDMMNFRFNV; encoded by the coding sequence ATGGGTTTACAATGTGGAATAGTCGGTTTACCAAACGTGGGGAAATCGACGTTATTTAATTGTTTGAGTAATGCGAAGGCGCAATCGGCAAATTTCCCTTTTTGCACGATCGAACCGAACGTGGGAGTGATTACCGTGCCGGACGAACGACTGAATAAATTGGTCGAGTTGGTGCAACCTCAAAATGTGGTACCTGCCGTGGTGGAGATCGTGGATATTGCTGGGTTAGTGAAAGGTGCGAGTAAAGGTGAAGGTTTAGGAAATAAATTTTTGTCTAATATCCGGGAAACGGATGCTATTATTCACGTGTTACGTTGTTTTGATGATAATAATATCGTACACGTGGATGGTAATGTTGATCCGATCCGTGACAAAGAGACGATTGATACAGAGTTGCAGTTGAAAGACTTGGAAACGGTGGAAAGCCGTTTGGCAAAAGAGGAGAAGAAGGCACAGACCGGGGGTGATGCGAAGGCGAAACGTCTGGTCGAGGTGTTGCATTTATATAAAGATGCGTTGGTGCAGGGAAAATCCGCTCGTTCCGTGCAATTAAACGATTTACAGCAGGAGGCCGCGAAAGAGTTGATGTTGCTGACGAATAAACCTATTTTGTACGTTTGTAACGTGGATGAGGCTTCTGTTGTGACGGGAAATAAATACGTGGATGCCGTGCGGGAAGCCGTGAAGGACGAGGGAGCAGAAGTATTGGTGATCGGTGCCGCTATTGAGGCGGATATTGCCGAGTTGGACACGTACGAGGAGAAACAATTGTTTTTGCAGGATTTGGGACTGGAGGAAGCCGGGGTGAATAAATTAATTCGTACGGCTTACAAGTTGTTGAATTTGCGTACTTATTTTACGGCAGGTCCGAAGGAGGTGAGGGCGTGGACTTTTAAGAACGGGATGAAAGCCCCGCAGACGGCTGGGATTATTCACACGGATTTCGAAAAAGGGTTTATTCGTGCGGAAGTGATTAAATACGAGGATTTTATAGCCTTGGGATCCGAGGCAAAATGCAAGGAAGCCGGGAAGATGTCGGTGGAAGGAAAAGAGTACGTGGTGCAGGATGGGGATATGATGAACTTCCGTTTTAACGTGTAA
- the araJ gene encoding MFS transporter AraJ, with protein MKKSLIALAFGTLGLGIAEFVMMGILPDVARDLGISIATAGHLISAYALGVCIGAPMLILARRYQLKYILMFLVGVMMLGNICAALAPNYWVMLVARFISGLPHGAYFGVASIVAEKLADKGRGSEAVSIMIAGMTIANLFGVPLGTALSASISWRLTFLLVGCWGVIILYYMWRWVPRVENLPDTGLRGQFCFLKSPAPWLILGATLLGNGGTFAWYSYVTPLLTNIAGFPARMTTFLMVLAGFGMVVGNLAGGRLSDRFSPGRVAAFAQGMICVALLFIFFFAHISWLAVGLMCLCTAGLFAVSSPQQVLLIRYSKGGEMLGAASVQVAFNLGNAIGAYVGGLPLQAGMSYSYPALVGAPFAFVGCLLLVTFFRKYERRTI; from the coding sequence ATGAAGAAGAGTCTTATTGCTTTAGCTTTTGGTACACTTGGTCTTGGAATAGCCGAGTTTGTGATGATGGGAATATTGCCTGATGTGGCTCGTGACTTAGGAATCAGTATCGCTACAGCCGGTCATTTGATTTCGGCCTATGCTTTGGGAGTTTGTATCGGGGCTCCCATGTTGATTTTGGCACGCAGGTATCAGTTAAAGTATATCTTGATGTTTTTGGTGGGAGTAATGATGCTGGGAAATATTTGTGCAGCTTTAGCTCCTAATTACTGGGTGATGCTTGTGGCCCGTTTCATTTCGGGATTACCGCACGGGGCTTATTTCGGGGTGGCATCTATTGTCGCCGAGAAGTTAGCGGATAAGGGGAGAGGGTCAGAGGCGGTATCTATCATGATTGCGGGAATGACGATCGCTAATTTGTTCGGTGTACCGCTGGGGACGGCTTTAAGTGCCTCGATTTCATGGCGTTTGACTTTCTTGCTCGTTGGGTGTTGGGGCGTTATCATTCTTTATTATATGTGGCGTTGGGTGCCACGGGTAGAAAATTTGCCGGATACCGGTTTGAGGGGGCAGTTCTGTTTTTTGAAATCTCCGGCACCTTGGTTGATTCTGGGGGCAACGTTGTTGGGTAATGGGGGAACCTTTGCTTGGTATAGCTACGTGACTCCCTTACTAACGAATATTGCCGGATTCCCGGCTCGTATGACCACGTTCCTTATGGTGCTTGCCGGTTTTGGAATGGTGGTGGGAAATCTGGCCGGGGGACGTTTGTCCGATCGGTTTTCCCCGGGACGAGTGGCTGCTTTTGCACAAGGAATGATCTGTGTTGCATTGCTTTTTATTTTTTTCTTCGCTCATATATCTTGGTTGGCAGTGGGGTTGATGTGTTTGTGTACAGCCGGCCTGTTTGCAGTTTCGAGTCCACAGCAGGTGTTGCTGATTCGTTATTCAAAAGGAGGGGAGATGTTGGGTGCGGCTAGTGTACAGGTGGCATTTAATTTGGGAAATGCGATCGGTGCTTATGTTGGGGGATTACCTTTGCAAGCTGGAATGAGTTACTCTTACCCAGCACTAGTAGGTGCGCCTTTTGCATTTGTCGGGTGTCTTTTGTTGGTAACTTTTTTCCGAAAATATGAACGTCGTACGATTTGA
- a CDS encoding DUF5715 family protein has translation MRRTVWYYTIACVLLILVGACKEKEKSKKPFVYFKNYQRTFNDLNDRHLSSAKRLGITPLKSSEDLGKADRNLKEIKSCKLFQVDKLTHSEPYLVPEACDLLADIARNFKDSLYQKGLPSHSIIVTSVLRTGSSVKKLRKSNGNASANSAHVYGTTFDVAYTRFKKDGRKNSPEEKLKSVLADVLQDLRLQKKCYVRYEFKQGCFHITAR, from the coding sequence ATGAGAAGAACGGTGTGGTATTACACGATAGCGTGCGTGTTGTTGATATTGGTCGGGGCTTGTAAGGAAAAAGAAAAGAGTAAAAAGCCTTTTGTTTATTTTAAAAATTACCAGAGAACTTTTAATGATTTAAATGACAGGCATCTGTCATCCGCCAAGCGATTGGGAATTACTCCATTGAAATCCTCGGAGGATTTGGGTAAGGCTGACCGGAATTTAAAAGAGATTAAATCCTGCAAATTGTTTCAGGTGGATAAATTAACACATTCTGAGCCTTATCTTGTACCGGAGGCCTGTGATTTATTGGCTGATATTGCCCGGAATTTTAAAGACTCCCTGTATCAGAAAGGCCTGCCTTCCCATAGTATTATCGTGACAAGTGTGTTACGAACGGGGTCCAGCGTGAAGAAATTGCGGAAGAGTAATGGAAATGCCAGTGCCAATTCCGCTCACGTGTACGGGACTACTTTTGACGTGGCATATACGCGTTTCAAAAAAGACGGGCGTAAAAACTCCCCGGAGGAAAAGTTGAAAAGTGTGTTAGCCGACGTGTTGCAGGATTTGCGTTTGCAAAAGAAATGTTACGTTCGTTACGAGTTTAAGCAAGGTTGTTTTCATATTACAGCGAGATAA
- a CDS encoding cation diffusion facilitator family transporter → MEKESREKQIYRVTIVGSIANFFLLVFKFVAGIFGQSSAMIADAVHSLSDFVTDIIVLVFVKVSAKPKDAGHDYGHGKYETLATAIIGIVLLMVGTGIFWNGLNQILAFYRGEELGSPDLIALVAALVSIVVKEILYRYSVIVGRKVQSQAVVANAWHHRSDAFSSIGTALGIAGAIFLGKDWRVLDPIAAVVVSVFIVKVSIQLLIPCLNDLLERSLPEEIEKEIITIINEDSQIKDPHNLRTRRIGNDFAIEIHIRLQPEMTVREAHVVATGIEDRLRAKYGSRTHVAVHVEPVKSE, encoded by the coding sequence ATGGAAAAGGAAAGTCGGGAAAAGCAAATATATAGGGTTACAATTGTTGGTTCAATTGCTAATTTCTTTTTGTTAGTGTTTAAGTTCGTGGCGGGAATATTTGGACAAAGTAGTGCCATGATTGCGGATGCCGTGCATTCTTTGTCAGATTTCGTGACGGATATTATCGTGCTGGTTTTCGTGAAAGTTTCTGCTAAACCGAAGGATGCGGGGCATGATTACGGGCATGGAAAATATGAAACGCTGGCAACGGCAATTATCGGTATCGTTTTGTTAATGGTTGGAACAGGGATTTTCTGGAACGGGTTGAATCAGATACTTGCTTTTTATCGGGGAGAAGAATTGGGTAGTCCCGATTTAATAGCTTTGGTTGCGGCTCTTGTTTCGATCGTGGTGAAAGAAATCCTGTACCGTTATTCGGTTATCGTTGGGCGTAAGGTGCAAAGCCAAGCCGTCGTGGCGAATGCTTGGCATCATCGTTCGGATGCATTCTCGTCTATCGGTACAGCTTTGGGGATTGCCGGGGCGATTTTTCTGGGGAAAGACTGGCGGGTACTTGACCCGATTGCAGCCGTTGTAGTGAGTGTTTTTATTGTGAAAGTATCTATTCAACTTTTGATCCCTTGTTTGAATGATTTATTGGAACGATCTTTGCCGGAAGAGATCGAAAAGGAGATCATCACGATAATAAATGAAGACTCGCAAATAAAAGACCCTCATAATTTGAGAACCCGTCGGATCGGGAATGATTTTGCGATAGAGATACATATCCGTTTGCAGCCAGAGATGACCGTCCGGGAAGCTCATGTGGTTGCTACCGGGATTGAGGATCGTTTGAGGGCTAAATACGGATCACGTACTCACGTGGCCGTGCATGTGGAACCTGTGAAAAGTGAATAG
- the mscL gene encoding large-conductance mechanosensitive channel protein MscL, with protein MKLLDEFKAFALKGNVVDMAVGIIIGGAFGKIVSSLVSDIIMPPIGMLIGGMNFSNLHIVLQKAHMNEATGKMVEAVTLNYGNFIQTTIDFLIIAFSIFIAIKFMNKLRTKKEETPAPAAPPAPSKEEVLLTEIRDILKDKH; from the coding sequence ATGAAACTCTTAGATGAATTTAAAGCTTTTGCCCTGAAAGGGAATGTGGTAGATATGGCTGTCGGTATCATTATCGGTGGTGCATTCGGAAAAATCGTATCATCATTGGTTAGTGACATCATCATGCCCCCTATCGGAATGCTTATTGGTGGCATGAATTTTTCCAATTTACACATCGTGTTACAAAAAGCCCACATGAACGAGGCTACGGGAAAAATGGTCGAAGCCGTCACCCTCAACTATGGTAACTTTATTCAAACAACGATCGACTTTTTGATCATTGCATTCTCAATCTTTATCGCCATAAAATTCATGAATAAATTGAGAACGAAAAAAGAAGAAACCCCGGCTCCGGCAGCTCCTCCCGCCCCGTCGAAAGAAGAAGTACTATTGACTGAAATCCGGGACATCTTGAAAGACAAACATTGA
- the pyk gene encoding pyruvate kinase, which produces MKKTKIVATISDKRCEVEFLEKLYRAGMNVVRLNTAHQDMEQALKVVENVRKVSDNIAILIDTKGPEVRTMLMDEPMHVDRGETIYLTGDPDLKMEGKLIHVSYPYFAEDIKVGDKVLVDDGDVELVVVEKKDHYLEMMVTNEAVIKNRKSVNVPGASLKLKSLSDKDRAFIDFAIDNNLDFIAHSFVRNKEDVMAIQAILDARGSKIKVIAKIENQEGVDNIDEILDYAYGVMVARGDLGIEIEAEKIPKIQRYIVKKCIESKKPVIIATQMLHTMIEHPRPTRAEISDIANAVYMGTDAIMLSGETAYGAYPEEAVTVMREVAEENEGTVPPDAGRSLVRINNEITAALARSAVKTALMLPIKAIVVDTLSGRTARYLSAFRSDLPVYARCYNERVMRELALSFGVYPYYTEKPMSRDEFMNDLPEMLMQNGIKADDYVVVVGGSFGHGKGASFIEVCKIGEIR; this is translated from the coding sequence ATGAAGAAGACTAAGATTGTGGCTACTATATCTGACAAAAGATGTGAGGTAGAGTTTTTAGAGAAGTTATATCGTGCCGGGATGAACGTGGTACGGTTGAATACAGCTCATCAGGATATGGAGCAGGCATTGAAGGTGGTGGAGAATGTTCGGAAAGTTTCGGATAATATCGCCATCTTGATCGACACGAAAGGGCCGGAGGTGAGAACAATGCTTATGGATGAACCGATGCACGTGGACCGGGGAGAAACGATTTACCTGACAGGTGACCCGGATCTGAAGATGGAAGGGAAATTAATTCACGTGTCCTATCCTTATTTTGCAGAAGATATAAAAGTGGGTGACAAGGTGCTGGTGGACGATGGGGATGTGGAGCTAGTCGTTGTGGAGAAAAAGGATCATTATTTGGAAATGATGGTGACAAACGAGGCTGTTATCAAGAATCGTAAGAGCGTGAATGTGCCGGGAGCTTCCTTGAAATTGAAATCTTTGAGTGATAAGGACCGGGCGTTTATTGATTTTGCAATAGATAATAATCTGGATTTTATAGCTCACTCCTTCGTGCGTAATAAAGAGGATGTTATGGCGATACAGGCTATTCTGGATGCTCGGGGAAGTAAGATCAAGGTCATTGCCAAGATCGAGAATCAAGAGGGTGTGGATAATATTGACGAGATTCTGGATTACGCTTACGGGGTGATGGTTGCCCGCGGAGATTTAGGGATCGAGATCGAGGCGGAGAAAATCCCTAAGATTCAACGATATATTGTTAAAAAATGTATTGAGAGTAAGAAGCCCGTGATTATTGCCACGCAGATGTTACACACGATGATTGAGCATCCTAGGCCGACTCGTGCGGAAATTAGTGATATTGCGAATGCCGTTTACATGGGTACGGATGCGATCATGTTAAGCGGGGAAACGGCTTACGGGGCATATCCCGAGGAGGCGGTAACCGTGATGCGTGAGGTGGCAGAGGAGAACGAGGGAACGGTTCCGCCGGATGCGGGGAGAAGTCTGGTTCGTATAAATAACGAGATTACGGCAGCGTTGGCTCGTTCGGCAGTGAAAACTGCATTGATGTTACCGATTAAGGCGATTGTGGTCGACACGCTTTCCGGACGTACAGCCCGTTATCTGTCGGCTTTCCGGAGTGACTTGCCTGTTTACGCCCGGTGCTATAATGAACGGGTTATGCGAGAATTGGCTCTCTCGTTCGGGGTGTATCCCTATTATACTGAAAAACCGATGTCCCGGGATGAGTTTATGAATGATCTGCCGGAAATGTTGATGCAGAATGGCATTAAGGCTGATGACTACGTGGTGGTTGTCGGGGGAAGTTTCGGGCATGGTAAAGGAGCCTCGTTTATTGAGGTATGTAAGATTGGGGAAATCCGCTAG
- the aroQ gene encoding type II 3-dehydroquinate dehydratase, with product MKILILNGPNLNLLGIREKSIYGETSFEEYLSGLRDFYTMVEIDYYQSNVEGELINKIHEVGFSYDGIILNAGAYTHTSIAIADAISAIPCPVIEVHISNTAKRETFRHVSFLTPVCRGVITGFGLKSYELALQAFM from the coding sequence ATGAAGATATTGATTTTAAATGGTCCCAATCTTAATCTTTTGGGAATCAGGGAAAAAAGTATTTACGGGGAAACCTCTTTCGAGGAGTACCTGTCGGGGCTGAGAGATTTCTACACTATGGTGGAGATCGATTATTACCAGTCGAACGTGGAGGGAGAGCTTATCAATAAGATTCATGAAGTGGGATTCTCCTATGACGGGATTATTTTGAACGCTGGAGCTTACACACATACTTCGATTGCTATCGCAGATGCTATTTCGGCAATACCCTGTCCCGTGATCGAAGTTCATATTTCTAACACGGCAAAGCGGGAAACTTTCCGTCATGTCTCTTTCCTAACTCCTGTTTGCCGGGGGGTAATTACTGGTTTCGGGTTGAAATCCTACGAACTGGCGTTACAAGCTTTTATGTGA
- the xerD gene encoding site-specific tyrosine recombinase XerD produces the protein MIWNEAIDSFRTYLILEKSLSTNSVEAYLNDIRKLGAYCEQRTPTLNPKEVSYDVLNEYISALKDTGVTPRTQARSISSIKSFFKYLLYDGAIGLNPANSLDAPKIGRTLPSVLSVEEIEAMINAVDLTKQEGQRNKAILETLYSCGLRVSELVNLKLSQINFRTGYIKIEGKGNKERIVPLGAKAKDEIRCYLKKDRDRMKKARGFEDILFLNKMGKSLSRVMIFNIIKETALRAGLNKVVSPHTFRHSFASHLVNGGADIRTVQDMLGHESILTTEIYTHLDNSYLRDTITNFHPRAKKSRK, from the coding sequence ATGATTTGGAACGAAGCGATAGATAGTTTTCGGACTTATTTGATTTTAGAAAAATCACTATCAACCAACTCGGTGGAAGCTTATTTGAATGACATCAGAAAGCTGGGAGCCTATTGTGAACAACGGACACCTACATTGAATCCGAAAGAAGTGTCCTATGACGTATTAAACGAATATATTTCCGCCTTGAAAGACACCGGGGTTACTCCCCGTACTCAAGCTAGAAGTATATCCAGCATCAAATCTTTCTTCAAGTATTTGTTATACGATGGAGCCATCGGACTCAACCCGGCGAACTCGCTTGATGCACCGAAAATCGGACGTACCCTTCCTAGCGTCCTCAGCGTCGAAGAAATTGAAGCCATGATTAACGCTGTGGATCTGACCAAACAAGAAGGACAACGTAATAAAGCAATCCTCGAAACATTATATTCTTGCGGTTTGCGCGTATCTGAACTTGTCAACTTGAAGTTATCACAAATTAACTTCCGAACAGGATATATCAAAATCGAGGGAAAAGGAAACAAGGAACGGATTGTTCCACTAGGAGCGAAAGCAAAAGACGAGATCCGTTGCTATTTGAAAAAAGATCGCGACAGAATGAAAAAAGCGAGAGGATTCGAGGATATTCTCTTTTTAAACAAGATGGGAAAATCTCTTTCCCGCGTGATGATATTCAATATTATCAAGGAAACAGCACTCCGTGCCGGCTTGAATAAAGTGGTATCCCCCCACACCTTCCGCCACTCATTTGCCTCTCACTTGGTAAACGGCGGCGCGGACATCCGCACGGTTCAAGACATGCTGGGACACGAATCTATTCTGACAACGGAAATTTACACGCACCTGGATAACTCATATCTCCGGGATACAATCACAAATTTCCACCCCAGAGCGAAGAAATCCCGCAAATGA
- the miaA gene encoding tRNA (adenosine(37)-N6)-dimethylallyltransferase MiaA: protein MYNLLTILGATATGKTSLAVRLAAELKGEIISADSRQIYRGMDLGTGKDLDEYVYEGTPVPYHLIDIADAGFRFNLFMYQQEFLKVWQDCERRGIFPVLCGGSGLYVESILKAYRMTPVPENPELRERLACKSLAELSDILSSYRSLHNTTDTDTVKRAIRAIEIAEYYTTHEPVKGEFPEIRSLIVGILFDRETRRQRITERLHARLQAGMIDEVKGLLDRGIKPEDLIYYGLEYKYLTLYLTGELTYDEMVEQLNIAIHQFAKRQMTWFRKMERDGFEIKWLDGNMPLDEKVEQVKEWLY from the coding sequence ATGTATAATTTACTGACCATCTTGGGGGCTACGGCCACGGGAAAGACCTCTTTAGCGGTACGTTTGGCCGCGGAATTGAAAGGAGAGATTATTTCAGCCGATTCGAGACAAATTTATCGAGGAATGGATCTTGGTACGGGGAAGGATCTGGACGAGTATGTCTACGAGGGGACGCCTGTACCTTATCATTTGATTGATATTGCCGATGCCGGGTTTCGTTTTAATCTGTTCATGTATCAGCAGGAGTTTTTAAAAGTGTGGCAGGATTGTGAACGTAGGGGTATTTTTCCCGTGTTGTGCGGGGGAAGTGGTTTGTACGTGGAGTCCATATTGAAAGCTTACCGGATGACTCCTGTTCCGGAAAATCCCGAATTACGGGAACGGTTGGCCTGTAAGTCGTTGGCGGAATTATCCGACATCTTGTCCTCCTATCGTTCCTTACACAACACGACGGATACGGACACGGTAAAGCGGGCGATTCGGGCTATTGAGATTGCCGAGTATTATACTACACATGAACCCGTGAAAGGGGAGTTCCCGGAGATCCGATCTTTGATTGTCGGGATCCTATTTGATCGTGAGACTCGGCGACAACGGATTACAGAACGTTTACACGCCCGCTTGCAGGCGGGAATGATTGATGAGGTGAAGGGGTTGCTTGACCGGGGAATAAAACCGGAAGACTTGATATATTACGGGTTAGAGTATAAATACCTTACCTTGTATCTTACCGGAGAGTTGACTTATGACGAGATGGTGGAACAACTGAACATTGCCATTCACCAGTTTGCTAAGCGACAAATGACATGGTTCCGTAAAATGGAACGGGACGGGTTCGAGATCAAATGGCTGGATGGAAATATGCCTTTGGATGAGAAGGTCGAACAGGTGAAAGAGTGGCTTTATTAA